Proteins encoded within one genomic window of Marinilabiliales bacterium:
- a CDS encoding phosphoribosylaminoimidazolesuccinocarboxamide synthase — MAEAIVKTSFNFPGQKSLYVGKVRDVYNIDDNYLVMVVTDRISAFDVVLPEGIPYKGQVLNQLASGFLDATADILPNWKIATPDPMVTVGHLAEPFKVEMVIRGYLTGHAWREYRSGKRSICGVPLPEGMKEHQKFPRPILTPTTKAMEGHDEDISKEEIIGQGLVSADDYRKLEEYTYALFERGTRMAADKGLILVDTKYEFGKKDGVIYLIDEIHTPDSSRYFYSAGYEDRLARDEPQKQLSKEFVREWLIEKGFQGRAGQQVPEMNREIVERISQRYIELYESITGDKFVPSKSAGIPSRIESNVLDFLAGL; from the coding sequence ATGGCAGAAGCAATTGTAAAAACAAGTTTTAACTTTCCCGGCCAGAAAAGTTTGTACGTCGGAAAGGTAAGGGATGTGTACAATATTGATGACAATTACCTGGTAATGGTGGTAACTGACCGTATTTCTGCGTTTGATGTGGTGCTGCCCGAAGGCATTCCTTACAAGGGGCAGGTGCTTAATCAGTTAGCCTCAGGATTTCTGGATGCTACCGCCGATATATTGCCAAACTGGAAAATAGCCACACCTGATCCCATGGTAACGGTGGGACACCTGGCAGAGCCTTTCAAGGTAGAAATGGTGATCAGGGGATATCTTACCGGGCATGCATGGCGGGAATACAGGTCCGGCAAACGGTCTATCTGCGGTGTGCCGCTTCCGGAAGGCATGAAGGAGCATCAGAAATTCCCCCGGCCCATATTAACTCCCACCACCAAGGCTATGGAGGGTCATGATGAGGATATATCAAAAGAGGAGATTATAGGTCAGGGACTTGTTTCGGCCGATGATTACCGTAAACTTGAGGAGTATACATATGCGCTTTTTGAGCGCGGTACCCGGATGGCTGCCGATAAGGGGCTGATACTCGTAGACACCAAGTATGAATTTGGTAAAAAAGATGGCGTAATATACCTTATAGATGAGATCCATACACCCGATTCATCCAGGTATTTCTATTCAGCAGGATACGAAGACAGACTTGCCAGGGACGAGCCCCAAAAGCAGTTATCCAAGGAATTTGTAAGGGAATGGCTTATTGAGAAAGGCTTCCAGGGTCGTGCGGGGCAGCAGGTTCCCGAAATGAACAGGGAGATCGTTGAAAGGATTTCACAACGGTACATAGAATTGTATGAAAGCATTACCGGCGATAAGTTTGTTCCGTCCAAATCTGCTGGTATTCCTTCAAGGATAGAAAGTAACGTACTCGATTTCCTGGCAGGTCTTTAA
- the nuoE gene encoding NADH-quinone oxidoreductase subunit NuoE has translation MRAERIKIKRQDLVTDGKCDTTLLDEVIRKYSGKKGIMIPVLQETQKIFGYIPREAFLRLSDELALNLSDMYGVVTFYAQFRLSPVGRHIIRVCHGTACHVQSAGEITGALEEALNVKDGGTTKDGLFTLESVACLGCCSLAPVMMIGEDTYGKLTGKDAVRVIKNIRIDEKELPV, from the coding sequence ATGCGTGCTGAAAGAATAAAAATAAAGAGGCAGGATCTGGTGACGGATGGAAAATGTGACACCACTTTGCTTGACGAAGTGATAAGGAAGTATTCAGGTAAAAAAGGGATCATGATCCCGGTTCTGCAGGAGACACAGAAGATTTTCGGCTACATACCCCGCGAAGCCTTTCTCAGGTTGTCTGACGAGCTGGCCCTGAATCTGAGTGACATGTACGGAGTTGTTACATTTTATGCCCAATTCAGGTTGTCACCGGTAGGTCGTCACATTATCAGGGTTTGCCATGGTACTGCCTGTCATGTTCAGAGTGCCGGGGAGATCACCGGAGCGCTGGAGGAGGCCCTGAATGTAAAAGACGGTGGTACTACCAAAGACGGATTGTTCACCCTTGAATCAGTTGCCTGCCTGGGATGCTGCTCACTGGCCCCGGTAATGATGATTGGTGAGGATACCTATGGTAAGCTAACGGGCAAGGATGCTGTAAGGGTTATTAAAAATATCAGAATCGATGAAAAAGAACTGCCTGTTTGA
- a CDS encoding NADH-quinone oxidoreductase subunit NuoF, producing the protein MTKPKVIVGLGSCGIAAGAGKVYEVIRSLKEAENMDFSLSRTSCSGMCYREPLVEIIDETGWYLYGGIDEDRAVELLNNHVANGNPVSDYIVCTDLYDTPDSRFFKNQVKIALRNCGRIDPERIGDYEARGGYEALRKIITGKLSPLSIIKEVTASGLRGRGGGGFPTGLKWKFTHDNKSSEKFVICNADEGDPGAFMDRSLLEGDPHSVIEGMIIAALAVEASAGIIYCRAEYPLALRRLDIAINQSRDRGYLGKGILGHGGINFDISVKEGAGAFVCGEETALIASVEGFRGMPGKRPPFPAESGLWKKPTNINNVETFASIPWIISEGASRYAAYGTEKSKGTKVFALAGKIRHGGLVEVPMGITIKDIVFGLGGGIPGDKNFKAVQLGGPSGGCIPAWLADTPVDYESVNATGAIMGSGGMVVMDETTCMVDIARFFLDFTARESCGKCTFCRIGTMRMLEILERITKGSGEKDDIGKLEELAEQIKEGSLCGLGQTAPNPVLTTIRYFRDEYEAHINMKKCPAKVCKQLLRYEVNVTNCTGCTVCARNCPVDAISGERKQVHFIDQDICTRCGICYSKCRFEAITVN; encoded by the coding sequence ATGACTAAACCTAAGGTAATAGTAGGGCTTGGCAGCTGCGGCATTGCCGCCGGCGCCGGGAAAGTGTATGAAGTGATAAGGTCACTTAAGGAGGCGGAGAACATGGATTTTTCGCTTTCGCGGACAAGCTGTTCGGGAATGTGCTACCGCGAACCTCTCGTTGAGATTATTGATGAGACAGGCTGGTACCTTTATGGCGGGATCGATGAGGACAGGGCTGTTGAACTGCTCAACAACCATGTAGCAAACGGCAATCCAGTAAGCGATTACATTGTATGCACCGATCTCTATGATACTCCCGACAGCAGGTTTTTCAAAAACCAGGTTAAGATAGCCCTGCGTAACTGTGGCAGGATAGATCCCGAAAGGATAGGTGACTATGAAGCACGTGGCGGATATGAGGCTTTGAGAAAGATCATAACCGGCAAGTTAAGTCCCCTTTCCATAATAAAAGAAGTGACAGCCAGCGGGTTACGTGGCAGGGGAGGAGGGGGGTTCCCGACCGGACTGAAATGGAAATTTACCCACGACAACAAATCGTCTGAAAAATTTGTGATATGCAATGCAGATGAGGGCGATCCGGGTGCTTTTATGGACCGGTCACTGCTTGAAGGAGATCCCCACTCGGTTATTGAGGGTATGATAATAGCTGCACTGGCCGTTGAAGCTTCGGCCGGTATTATTTATTGCCGTGCAGAGTACCCCCTGGCGCTCAGGCGGCTGGATATTGCAATAAACCAGTCAAGGGACAGGGGATACCTTGGTAAGGGCATACTTGGGCATGGAGGTATAAACTTTGATATATCGGTAAAGGAGGGTGCCGGCGCTTTTGTGTGCGGTGAGGAGACTGCACTGATAGCCTCCGTGGAGGGCTTCCGGGGTATGCCGGGCAAGAGGCCTCCCTTCCCCGCTGAATCGGGGCTATGGAAAAAACCTACAAACATCAATAATGTCGAAACTTTTGCCAGCATACCGTGGATCATATCTGAAGGTGCATCCAGGTATGCAGCATACGGTACTGAGAAGAGCAAGGGCACAAAGGTTTTTGCCCTTGCCGGGAAGATAAGGCATGGGGGCCTTGTAGAGGTGCCTATGGGGATAACCATAAAGGATATAGTGTTTGGACTGGGTGGTGGCATCCCGGGCGACAAAAACTTCAAGGCAGTTCAACTCGGCGGTCCGTCAGGCGGCTGTATCCCTGCATGGCTGGCAGACACTCCGGTTGACTATGAATCGGTAAATGCCACAGGTGCAATTATGGGTTCCGGGGGTATGGTTGTGATGGACGAAACTACCTGCATGGTTGATATTGCACGGTTCTTTCTTGATTTTACCGCCAGGGAATCCTGCGGAAAATGCACATTCTGCCGGATCGGGACCATGAGGATGCTGGAGATACTGGAACGGATCACCAAAGGTTCCGGAGAAAAGGATGACATCGGCAAGCTTGAGGAGCTGGCTGAGCAGATCAAAGAGGGTTCGTTATGCGGACTGGGACAGACGGCGCCTAACCCCGTGCTTACCACAATCAGGTATTTCAGGGATGAATATGAGGCACACATAAACATGAAAAAATGTCCTGCAAAAGTCTGCAAGCAGTTGCTGAGGTATGAAGTAAACGTAACTAACTGTACCGGATGTACTGTCTGTGCCAGGAATTGTCCCGTTGATGCCATATCAGGTGAACGAAAGCAGGTTCATTTCATAGATCAGGATATTTGCACCCGTTGCGGCATATGTTATTCAAAGTGCCGTTTCGAAGCAATAACTGTCAACTGA
- a CDS encoding rubrerythrin — protein MKQFSTIDEILDFAISLEQDAVDFYKQLARNSLTPDMKQVFEQFAREEIGHKVRLTEVRDQGLYKMEPEDVPDLQIADYLVSIKPSPEMSYSDALVLAMKREKAAFKLYMDLSERAPDQDMKSLFLSLAIEESKHKLRFELEYDEYVLRDN, from the coding sequence ATGAAGCAGTTCAGCACCATAGATGAAATACTCGACTTTGCAATAAGCCTTGAGCAGGATGCAGTCGATTTTTACAAACAGCTTGCCAGAAATTCCCTCACACCCGATATGAAACAGGTATTCGAGCAGTTTGCGAGGGAGGAGATCGGACATAAGGTCAGGCTTACTGAGGTTCGCGACCAGGGACTTTATAAAATGGAGCCTGAGGATGTACCCGATTTGCAGATTGCTGATTATCTTGTCAGCATAAAGCCCTCTCCTGAAATGAGCTATAGTGACGCATTGGTTCTTGCTATGAAAAGGGAGAAGGCGGCATTCAAGCTCTATATGGACCTCTCTGAACGAGCACCGGATCAGGATATGAAATCACTTTTTTTGTCACTTGCCATTGAAGAATCGAAGCATAAGCTGCGTTTTGAGCTGGAATACGATGAATATGTACTCAGGGATAATTAA
- a CDS encoding LysM peptidoglycan-binding domain-containing protein gives MFIKYFLIIICGILFHAGVNAQTEPVEVTRSDDRIVIGGEVYYIHVVKTGQTLYSISRVYNVPQKELMLENPTLYVTDLQAGQTLKIPFRPEPEEEVVDHDPGGDYILHTIEPGQTLFFLSRTYDVGVDEIKKHNPGIDEDDLQINQIVRIPSKRVFISREGFPTRDDKYIHHKVERGETISSISRLYDVPARDIRRSNEKLMWGLKYGEYIRIPRYTVDEEEPPADTDVLADELPDDPWQPDLYDPEIVSDAACIGFEYEEYGRPYRVSLLLPLYLERNWPVELPDTVDMEEAADLYPEYVLSVDELYQGTVPFLEFYEGARLAVDSLVRAGLSVVLNVYDTERSTEKVSEILKDREFRQSDLVIGPVYPENMRIVSEWARDNRVNIVSPLTSRREFISDNPYLFQVTPSSASVFEQASIFISNFPSSNFVLIHRDDPWEGVLIEDFKSSIFRHFSYNSNFENLVFKEVIYTDATVNIEQSLVTEGSNIIIVPSTDQAFVSNILMRLNILSRNYDITIFGMNEWQRFSNIEVEYLHNMEFHFASPYYIDYGDPNVRRFLALFRDKYKTEPLHYGFHGYDIMFYFLQAMKRYGPDFRDCLPVMRTDLLQADYLFRKTGHGSGLENNGISIVRYRKDMNIERLGLNARTP, from the coding sequence ATGTTTATAAAATATTTTTTAATTATTATTTGCGGCATCCTGTTTCATGCCGGGGTTAATGCACAAACAGAACCGGTAGAAGTGACCAGGTCGGATGACAGGATCGTCATAGGAGGGGAAGTTTACTATATCCACGTTGTCAAAACGGGCCAGACACTTTATTCGATAAGCCGTGTATATAATGTTCCGCAAAAGGAGCTTATGCTGGAAAACCCCACGCTGTATGTCACAGACCTGCAGGCGGGACAGACGCTTAAGATTCCCTTCCGTCCCGAGCCAGAAGAAGAAGTTGTTGATCATGACCCGGGAGGCGACTATATACTGCATACAATTGAGCCGGGGCAGACGCTTTTCTTCCTGTCCCGAACCTACGACGTGGGTGTTGATGAGATAAAAAAACATAACCCCGGCATTGATGAGGACGACCTGCAGATAAACCAGATTGTAAGAATTCCCTCGAAAAGGGTCTTTATTTCCAGAGAGGGGTTTCCTACACGTGACGATAAATATATTCACCATAAAGTAGAAAGAGGAGAGACAATCTCTTCCATTTCGCGCCTTTACGATGTGCCCGCCAGAGATATACGCCGTTCAAATGAAAAACTGATGTGGGGACTTAAATACGGCGAATATATCAGAATTCCCAGGTATACTGTCGATGAGGAGGAGCCTCCTGCCGATACTGATGTTCTGGCCGACGAGCTGCCAGACGATCCATGGCAGCCTGATCTGTATGACCCGGAAATTGTAAGTGATGCTGCCTGTATTGGTTTTGAATATGAAGAATACGGGAGGCCCTATCGGGTATCCCTTCTCCTGCCACTATATCTTGAGAGGAACTGGCCGGTGGAGCTGCCTGATACAGTCGATATGGAAGAAGCTGCCGACCTCTATCCTGAATATGTGCTTTCCGTTGATGAACTTTACCAAGGTACAGTTCCTTTCCTGGAGTTTTATGAAGGTGCAAGGCTTGCCGTTGACTCTCTTGTCCGTGCCGGACTTTCGGTAGTTCTTAATGTGTACGATACGGAACGCAGCACCGAAAAAGTCAGCGAAATCCTGAAAGACAGGGAATTCAGACAGAGTGACCTTGTGATCGGACCGGTTTACCCGGAAAATATGAGAATAGTATCTGAATGGGCCAGGGATAACAGGGTCAATATTGTATCCCCCCTTACCTCAAGGAGGGAGTTTATTTCAGATAATCCATATCTTTTTCAGGTTACGCCCTCATCTGCCTCCGTGTTTGAGCAGGCTTCCATCTTCATCTCCAACTTTCCCTCATCCAATTTTGTATTGATCCATAGGGATGATCCATGGGAAGGAGTTCTTATTGAAGATTTCAAAAGCAGCATCTTCAGGCATTTTTCCTACAATTCTAACTTCGAGAACCTGGTCTTTAAGGAGGTTATCTACACCGATGCCACCGTTAATATTGAGCAGTCGCTTGTCACTGAGGGCAGCAATATTATTATTGTGCCTTCAACCGACCAGGCTTTTGTCTCAAATATACTGATGAGGCTGAATATCCTTAGCAGGAACTATGATATCACTATATTCGGCATGAATGAATGGCAGAGGTTTTCCAATATAGAGGTGGAGTACCTCCATAATATGGAGTTTCATTTTGCATCACCCTACTATATTGATTATGGCGACCCGAATGTCAGACGTTTCCTCGCCCTGTTCAGGGATAAGTATAAAACCGAGCCTTTACATTACGGATTTCATGGTTATGATATTATGTTCTACTTCCTGCAGGCGATGAAGAGATACGGACCGGACTTCCGGGATTGTCTGCCTGTAATGCGAACCGATCTGTTGCAGGCTGACTATCTGTTTCGTAAGACAGGCCACGGAAGTGGTCTTGAAAACAACGGCATCTCCATTGTCAGGTACCGTAAGGATATGAATATTGAAAGGCTCGGACTTAATGCCAGGACACCATGA
- a CDS encoding ABC transporter permease: MFRNFLITAIRNLMRHKSSALINLLGLAAGLAATIIIFLYINHELSYDRFHDNFERIYRINILLEMSGDHSVRAPVTNGTMPPLLKDAVPGIDAVTRIDYTSVEIRQGENRFPNNRRLIVDEDFLDIFSFRIIDGNASDALSEPGTVVITAETAERIFGRTGVAGETILVDETEYMVNAVTDYIPSNSHITFDLLMPFASLNQDQKAFVERRGFSFYTYFMLTEEADHQVALSTAANFIDEYYVKFLEGMGITITSSSQPLGRIHLHSEHLQFEPEPRGRISWVYIFSFLAGFILLIAIVNHINLVTARSETRSREIALRKVAGSSRTGLMTQFICESMVSTLLALVVAMTITELLINPFGNLLNTELSVNYLAPSLWLFLVAITLITGFGSGAYPAFYLSGFSPLRIFSRQNPGRPGNMLKIFLVVFQFSIAIFLLICLVILNSQIRYIQAKPLGFDSSNILIVRNLTPRINQNYLSLRNELMTKSIVASVTASESIPGQQGTIQNSWPASGSRDDAVMIYENRVQDNYFETYRIPIIEGRSFAEGSESDRNSFVINQAAKKALGLEEAIGTDVYVWQDRGTIIGVVSDFHFETLHEPIKPIVHTRYSNHISFISIRIGTHDIPAAIELIEATFIEFDPDYVFTWEFMDDRLQISYDAEERTGRLISMSAILAVIVSVMGLYSLTSFTILRKTKEIGIRKAMGSSVSSILLIMYRDMGQWVLLANVIAWPAAWFMMERWLGNFAYRVDLEIWMFLAGGAIALLVAMITITGLALRAAGTNPVEALRYE, from the coding sequence ATGTTCAGAAACTTCCTGATTACTGCGATCCGAAACCTGATGCGGCACAAAAGTTCTGCACTGATTAACCTGTTAGGGCTTGCAGCAGGTCTTGCCGCGACGATAATCATCTTTCTCTATATAAACCATGAGTTATCGTATGACAGGTTTCATGATAATTTTGAACGGATATACCGGATCAATATCCTGCTCGAGATGTCAGGCGACCACTCTGTAAGGGCCCCGGTCACCAACGGAACAATGCCCCCGCTGTTGAAAGATGCCGTACCGGGAATTGATGCAGTAACCCGGATCGATTACACTTCAGTTGAAATAAGGCAAGGTGAAAACAGGTTCCCTAATAACAGGAGGCTGATAGTTGATGAAGACTTTCTCGATATTTTCAGCTTCAGGATAATTGACGGCAATGCCAGTGACGCTTTATCAGAACCCGGTACGGTAGTCATCACGGCTGAAACTGCCGAGCGGATCTTCGGACGGACCGGTGTTGCCGGTGAAACGATTCTTGTAGACGAAACCGAATACATGGTGAATGCCGTAACCGACTATATCCCATCCAACTCACATATCACTTTCGACCTGCTGATGCCCTTTGCTTCTCTTAACCAGGACCAGAAGGCCTTTGTAGAAAGAAGGGGGTTCAGCTTTTATACCTATTTCATGCTGACTGAAGAGGCAGACCATCAGGTTGCTCTTTCAACGGCTGCAAACTTTATTGATGAGTACTATGTAAAGTTCCTTGAAGGCATGGGGATTACCATAACTTCATCTTCCCAGCCCCTTGGCAGGATCCACCTCCACTCAGAGCACCTGCAGTTTGAGCCGGAACCCAGGGGTAGGATAAGCTGGGTATACATTTTCTCCTTCCTGGCCGGCTTTATACTGCTGATAGCCATCGTAAACCATATTAACCTGGTAACAGCCCGGTCGGAAACCAGGAGCAGGGAGATAGCGCTGAGAAAGGTGGCAGGAAGCTCCAGAACAGGATTGATGACGCAGTTCATATGCGAGTCTATGGTGTCAACCCTCCTGGCCCTGGTGGTTGCAATGACAATCACCGAACTTCTGATAAACCCCTTTGGTAACCTGTTGAACACAGAGCTGTCAGTCAATTACCTTGCTCCCTCTTTATGGCTGTTTCTTGTCGCAATTACCCTGATAACAGGATTTGGCTCAGGTGCATACCCGGCTTTCTACCTCTCGGGCTTCAGTCCGCTCAGGATATTCAGCCGCCAGAACCCGGGCAGGCCGGGCAACATGTTGAAGATATTCCTTGTAGTGTTTCAGTTTTCCATTGCCATATTTCTCCTGATATGCCTGGTAATTCTTAACAGCCAGATACGTTATATTCAGGCAAAGCCTCTTGGTTTTGACAGCAGTAATATATTGATTGTAAGGAATCTCACACCCCGGATAAATCAAAACTACCTTTCGTTAAGGAATGAACTTATGACAAAAAGCATTGTTGCCTCTGTTACCGCATCAGAGAGTATACCGGGGCAACAGGGAACCATTCAGAACAGCTGGCCTGCATCGGGCAGCAGAGATGATGCGGTAATGATATATGAAAACAGGGTGCAGGATAATTACTTCGAAACCTACCGGATACCAATAATTGAAGGAAGGAGCTTTGCCGAAGGGAGTGAGAGTGACAGGAACAGTTTTGTTATAAACCAGGCAGCTAAAAAGGCACTTGGACTGGAGGAGGCAATTGGAACGGATGTTTATGTCTGGCAGGACCGGGGAACAATTATCGGGGTTGTGAGTGATTTTCACTTTGAGACGCTGCACGAACCGATAAAACCGATTGTGCATACCAGGTACTCAAATCACATTAGCTTTATTTCAATCAGGATCGGGACGCATGATATACCCGCTGCCATAGAATTAATTGAGGCTACCTTCATCGAATTTGACCCTGATTATGTCTTTACCTGGGAGTTTATGGATGACAGGCTGCAAATCAGTTATGATGCGGAGGAACGGACCGGGAGACTGATAAGCATGTCGGCAATCCTAGCCGTAATAGTCTCTGTTATGGGACTTTACTCGCTAACCTCTTTCACGATATTGAGAAAGACCAAAGAGATCGGTATCAGGAAAGCAATGGGTTCATCAGTATCTTCGATCCTGCTGATAATGTACAGGGATATGGGACAGTGGGTGCTGCTTGCAAACGTGATTGCGTGGCCTGCTGCCTGGTTTATGATGGAAAGGTGGCTCGGCAATTTTGCCTACCGTGTTGATTTGGAAATATGGATGTTTCTTGCAGGCGGAGCCATTGCCCTGCTGGTAGCAATGATTACCATTACCGGTCTTGCATTAAGGGCGGCAGGGACAAATCCGGTTGAAGCACTCAGATATGAATGA
- a CDS encoding class C beta-lactamase-related serine hydrolase has product MVLQKFHRIAGIIVTALLLLSSCLPDGNYKTEKNYLPRDTGDGWKTSSAANQGFNEGKLNAVYDMIFDEERFITSRSLLIARNGYLVSESYLRSKEDITRKENIMGVTKSITSLLAGIAWDQGRLRSGQVIYNQIPYYFDGDRNKRDMTIDHALTMRIGLQWDQKKHTVDMFNDNRFPSSMRVVLTKPFVSEAGTEFYYNHGAPQLIMGLMQKAFGLSETDSLVHLLFDPLGLDDFTWEQHNDGLHFGGLGLHMKPRDLARIGQFILQRGWWDGVQVVSQEWLRIATTQKVAPEMTGSSAYGYYWWIDDENKAFYGKGEGGQYLYVVPDMNLVIVHTANPSVGHGYKGIEHEDFISLAGMIMDALD; this is encoded by the coding sequence ATGGTACTTCAAAAGTTTCATAGAATTGCGGGCATTATCGTGACAGCACTCCTTTTGCTGAGCTCGTGCCTGCCGGATGGGAATTATAAGACTGAAAAAAATTATTTGCCCAGGGATACGGGCGACGGCTGGAAAACCTCATCTGCTGCAAACCAGGGATTTAATGAAGGTAAACTCAATGCAGTTTACGATATGATATTTGATGAAGAGAGGTTCATTACTTCCCGTTCCCTGCTGATTGCAAGAAACGGATATCTTGTGTCTGAGTCCTATCTCCGGAGCAAGGAGGATATCACCCGTAAGGAGAATATTATGGGGGTCACCAAGAGCATTACATCATTGCTGGCCGGCATTGCCTGGGATCAGGGGAGGTTAAGGTCCGGTCAGGTGATTTATAATCAAATCCCCTATTATTTTGATGGTGACAGAAACAAAAGGGATATGACAATTGACCATGCACTCACTATGAGAATCGGACTTCAATGGGACCAGAAAAAGCATACTGTCGACATGTTCAATGATAACAGGTTTCCCAGCAGCATGAGGGTGGTCCTGACCAAACCGTTTGTTTCTGAGGCTGGTACGGAGTTCTACTATAATCACGGTGCTCCGCAGCTTATAATGGGACTGATGCAGAAAGCTTTCGGGCTTTCTGAAACTGACTCTCTTGTGCACTTGCTTTTTGATCCCCTGGGTTTAGATGATTTCACATGGGAGCAGCATAACGACGGATTGCATTTCGGCGGACTCGGTCTGCATATGAAGCCAAGGGACCTTGCAAGAATAGGACAGTTTATTCTTCAAAGGGGCTGGTGGGACGGCGTACAGGTTGTCTCGCAGGAATGGCTCAGGATTGCCACAACTCAAAAGGTTGCTCCCGAAATGACCGGATCATCGGCTTACGGTTACTACTGGTGGATTGATGATGAGAATAAAGCTTTTTACGGTAAGGGTGAGGGAGGTCAGTACCTGTATGTTGTACCGGACATGAACCTGGTGATCGTTCACACTGCCAACCCTTCAGTCGGTCATGGATACAAAGGGATAGAGCATGAAGATTTTATTTCCCTTGCGGGGATGATAATGGATGCACTGGACTAA